GAGTTGCGATCCGCGCTGGCCGAGGTGACCGACGCCCTGGGCACCGGGCGGGCGACCGCGGCGCTCACCGCGGTCGCCGGACTGGAGCAGCTGCTTCCGCGCGCCGAGGCCGCGCTGGACGAACTCCTGCTGGCGTACGAACGGCGCACGCACCTCGCCCGGGCGCTGCAGCACGCCATGTCCGAAGCGGGATTCGCCTTCACCGGCGGCGACGACCAGGACCGGGGCCTGCTGCTGCGCTTCGAACGGTCCAACGGCGCCCTGTACTCCGCCACCGTCGCCAGCGCGGCCGACGGGGCTCCCGTACTGGCGTACCACGTCGACGGCGAGGCCGACGTGTCCGCCGAGCCGGCCGGTGCCGAGACCGTCTGCGACAGCACGGAGGACCTGCTGGAGCAGGTGCACGAGACCATGGCCGACGACGGCTTCGTACCGGGTGAACTCCGGTGGGAGGGCAAGCCGCCTGGCGACCGCGGGCGCGTCTTCCGGGCCGCCCGCAGGGAGCGTCGGCAGTGAAGGGCGCCGTCGGCGGGGAGGACGGCACCACCTCCGGCGGACCCGCCCCGGCCCACGCGCTGATGCCGTTGTGGGCCGTGTCGCTCGGCTGGGAGATGGAACGCGGACGCCAGGTCGTGGTCAGCGGCCAGATCCGCGACCGATGGTGGTTCGACGGCACGCCCGTTCCGTTCCGTGAACTCTTCGTCAATGTGCTGATGGGGCGTGGCGCGGAGGTGGTGGGCTGGTGGGACCCGGTGGACGGGCTCACCTTCCCGGTGCCCGGTCACCAGGAGCGGTTCGACGCGCTGGTCGCCGGCCTGCCCGCCCCCGGCGGGACGCCGCCACCGGCCGCGCCCGACCCCGCCGTGGGCGCTACGGGGACGCCGGAACCCCCCGGTGGCTCCTCGGCGTACGCCGGAGTGGACCGGCCGGGCCCGGCGGCGGACACCGAGGACGACGGTTCGTCCCCGGGCGGCACCCGCCGGTCCACCGCCCGCCGGTCCGCGGCGGCCGGGCTGTTGCGGCCTCGCGGTCCGCGTCGGCTGGTCTCGCTGGAGGACGCGACCGCCCAGGTGCGCCGTCTGGCCGCCCACTCGGGGGCCGCCACCGCCTTCGTCTTCGAGGACGTCGACCACGCGCTGCCCGTGGCCGATCCGGCATCGGCCCAGGGATACCTGCGGCTGCGCGCCGCCATGGCGGACGCCGTGGTGCCCGACTCGGCTGCCCCCGGGCGCCGGGCCAGGAACGCGGTGCTGGTCGCGGTGGGCGACCTGTCCCGGCTGCCCGGCTGGTTCTGGCAGGAGGACCCGAGGGTGGCCAGTCTCCGGATCGGCCCTCCGGACCAGGCGGAACGCAGGCTGTGGCTGTCGCTGCTGCGGACGGACTTCCGTGGGCACGAGTCCGCCACCCGGCACGACATCGAGGCGCTCGTCGGAGCGACGGACGGCATGGCGGGCTGGGAACTGGCCGCGCTGGCGAGGACCTCGCAGCTGCGCCGCGTGGAGATCCACCGACCGGACCGGCTGATGCAGGCACACCGGCTCAACGTCAGCGTCGATCCGTGGTCCCAGCTCGACGGCACGGTGATGGCGCAGGCCGCGGACACCCTCAGGTCGTCGGTGATCGGGCAGCACGTGGCGGTCGACGCGGTGGCGGCGGCGCTCCAGGCAGCCTTCGTCGGGCTGGACTTCGGGGAGTCGGGGGCGGCCAGGCCCCGCGGGTCGTTCTTCTTCGTCGGCCCGACGGGAGTGGGCAAGACGGAGCTGGCGAAGGCCGTGGCGAAGCTGATCTTCGGTGATCCGACCGCCTACGCCCGCTTCGAC
The DNA window shown above is from Streptomyces sp. NBC_01451 and carries:
- a CDS encoding AAA family ATPase; protein product: MKGAVGGEDGTTSGGPAPAHALMPLWAVSLGWEMERGRQVVVSGQIRDRWWFDGTPVPFRELFVNVLMGRGAEVVGWWDPVDGLTFPVPGHQERFDALVAGLPAPGGTPPPAAPDPAVGATGTPEPPGGSSAYAGVDRPGPAADTEDDGSSPGGTRRSTARRSAAAGLLRPRGPRRLVSLEDATAQVRRLAAHSGAATAFVFEDVDHALPVADPASAQGYLRLRAAMADAVVPDSAAPGRRARNAVLVAVGDLSRLPGWFWQEDPRVASLRIGPPDQAERRLWLSLLRTDFRGHESATRHDIEALVGATDGMAGWELAALARTSQLRRVEIHRPDRLMQAHRLNVSVDPWSQLDGTVMAQAADTLRSSVIGQHVAVDAVAAALQAAFVGLDFGESGAARPRGSFFFVGPTGVGKTELAKAVAKLIFGDPTAYARFDMSEYQQEHAAERLAGAPPGFVGYDQGGELTRRVQERPFSVLLFDEIEKAHPAVLDKFLQILEDGRLTDGRGQTAYFSQSLIIFTSNTGTDGMSGLLAAENGELPYSRLRQHFFEAVEEKFRAIGRPEIFGRLKPGVVVFDMLRAHHVVGIADRLLDQLAASAQERNQIEVVFDRPGVHAWIKRRMAVPEQRAYGGRQIRNELELLRSAIVTHLLSQSPPPGSRIGVGIEIGIDGAGEVRVSAAGDGVPGSAGVLGGGAAPLVGRVLPPAADGTPERTH